The Opitutales bacterium ASA1 genome window below encodes:
- the ppk1 gene encoding polyphosphate kinase 1, which translates to MRIVTKQTPPPPIPFRGKLPYFNRELSWLAFNRRVLEIARSRRTPLLERLKFLAIVSSNLDEFFEIRVAGLIQQVESDLHETTLDGLSPQEQLRRIHSVVASLVDDQYRCWSGEIVPALREEGYHFKTASDLTQSELDWVRDYFDSEVFPLLTPLSIDPSHPFPHIGNKTLNIVVSIDYPDTPETESLLAVVPVPRSLPRVVTIGSATPDRRVVIFIGQIIKICVDRLFPGCRVTNAKVFRVTRNSDLYIDEEEAENLLKTIEQGLRNLRRGAAVRLEIEEGVDDRLSKALLDHLALANEYVFRIDGPVNLMRLMHVYEAIDRPDLKFPPFTPRPLALPEHEAALFDRIAHGDVLLLHPYESFDPVVDFVTRAARDPKVHAIKQTLYRTSGDSPIVKALIEASLAGKQVTALIELKARFDEANNIQWARQMEQAGVHVVYGIVGLKIHAKCSLVVRRETGGLRYYAHVGTGNYNPKTARLYTDFSLFTARRDITREIACLFNTITGFGRPYPFKKLLVAPFNLQSSLIKRISSEIAHARAGRPAHIIVQINSLIDKSLIDSFYAASCAGVKVQLIVRGICGLVPGVPGISENITVRSIVGRFLEHCRVYYFHNAGRPRVYLGSADLMPRNLYRRVELLVPIEDPALRTRIVEDYLPTLLADDTDARLLRANGAYRQARPRNGSRPTLSAQNAFFACSDTDERDASEVGAPGAEREKSARPRGPLF; encoded by the coding sequence ATGCGGATCGTCACCAAACAAACGCCCCCGCCGCCGATCCCGTTTCGCGGCAAATTGCCCTATTTCAATCGGGAACTCAGCTGGCTGGCCTTCAACCGTAGGGTGCTGGAAATCGCTCGTTCCCGGCGCACCCCGCTGCTGGAGCGCCTGAAGTTCCTCGCCATCGTCAGCTCCAACCTCGACGAGTTCTTCGAGATCCGCGTCGCCGGCCTCATCCAACAAGTCGAGTCCGACCTCCACGAGACCACGCTCGACGGCCTCAGCCCTCAAGAACAACTCCGCCGCATCCACTCGGTCGTCGCTTCTCTGGTCGACGACCAATACCGTTGTTGGAGCGGCGAGATCGTGCCTGCCCTCCGCGAAGAGGGCTACCACTTCAAGACCGCGTCCGACCTCACCCAGAGCGAACTCGATTGGGTGCGCGACTACTTCGACAGCGAGGTGTTCCCGCTGCTCACGCCTCTCTCGATCGATCCCTCCCATCCGTTTCCCCACATCGGAAACAAGACGCTCAACATCGTCGTTTCGATCGACTACCCGGATACCCCGGAAACCGAGTCCCTCCTCGCCGTGGTGCCCGTGCCGCGCTCGTTGCCACGCGTCGTCACCATCGGCAGTGCCACCCCCGACCGTCGCGTCGTCATCTTCATCGGCCAAATCATCAAGATCTGCGTGGACCGCCTCTTCCCCGGCTGTCGCGTGACCAACGCCAAGGTCTTCCGCGTCACTCGCAACAGCGACCTCTACATCGACGAGGAGGAAGCCGAGAACCTCCTCAAGACGATCGAACAGGGATTGCGCAATCTTCGCCGCGGTGCCGCCGTGCGACTCGAGATCGAAGAAGGCGTCGACGATCGCCTCTCCAAAGCCCTCCTCGACCACCTCGCCCTCGCCAACGAGTACGTGTTTCGCATCGACGGCCCGGTGAATCTGATGCGGCTGATGCACGTGTACGAGGCGATCGACCGCCCCGACCTCAAGTTCCCTCCGTTCACACCCCGTCCGCTCGCGCTTCCCGAACACGAAGCTGCGCTCTTCGATCGCATCGCCCACGGCGACGTGCTTCTGCTCCACCCCTACGAATCGTTCGACCCGGTCGTCGACTTCGTCACGCGCGCCGCTCGCGATCCCAAGGTCCACGCGATCAAGCAGACGCTCTACCGCACGAGCGGCGATTCGCCCATCGTCAAGGCGCTCATCGAAGCCTCGCTCGCCGGCAAACAGGTCACCGCGCTGATCGAACTCAAGGCCCGCTTCGACGAAGCCAACAACATCCAATGGGCCCGGCAAATGGAACAGGCCGGCGTCCACGTCGTCTACGGGATCGTCGGACTCAAGATCCACGCCAAGTGCTCGCTCGTCGTCCGCCGGGAAACCGGCGGCCTGCGCTACTACGCCCACGTCGGCACTGGCAACTACAACCCCAAGACCGCACGTCTCTACACCGACTTCAGCCTCTTCACCGCCCGACGCGACATCACCAGGGAGATCGCCTGCCTCTTCAACACCATCACCGGTTTCGGTCGACCCTATCCGTTCAAGAAGCTCCTCGTCGCCCCGTTCAACCTGCAATCCAGCCTGATCAAACGCATCTCCTCCGAGATCGCCCACGCCCGTGCCGGCCGACCCGCGCACATCATCGTCCAGATCAACAGCCTCATCGATAAGTCCCTGATCGACTCCTTCTACGCCGCCTCGTGCGCCGGCGTGAAGGTGCAACTGATCGTCCGCGGCATCTGCGGTCTCGTCCCCGGCGTCCCGGGCATCTCGGAGAACATCACCGTCCGCAGCATCGTCGGCCGCTTCCTCGAGCACTGCCGCGTCTACTACTTCCACAACGCCGGTCGGCCTCGCGTCTACCTCGGCAGCGCCGACCTCATGCCTCGCAACCTCTACCGACGCGTCGAACTGCTCGTACCGATTGAAGACCCCGCTTTGCGCACCCGCATCGTCGAGGACTACCTGCCCACACTCTTGGCCGACGATACCGACGCCCGCCTCTTGCGCGCGAACGGAGCCTATCGTCAAGCGCGCCCTCGGAACGGCAGTCGCCCCACCCTGTCCGCGCAAAACGCATTCTTCGCGTGTTCCGACACCGATGAACGCGATGCATCCGAAGTAGGCGCCCCCGGAGCCGAACGCGAAAAATCCGCCCGTCCTCGGGGGCCTCTTTTCTGA
- a CDS encoding ABC transporter permease: MSGFINWLSQVATVSMFAVRTIPDRKGAAVTTMVGIAGVTAVFVGMMSIATGLRETLTTKGREDVAYVTRAGADSEMTSILGREDVRLVGDTAGILIDGSGPVVSPELFVIINLPKRGTGSDVNVPFRGVERAAFEVREGLQMIEGRRFEPGRNEVVVGVGAARELDGLEVGSTIRLGRTSWDVVGVFSAEGAVAESEIWTDATVLQGAYQRGTSYQTIQAQLVSADAFQAFKDALTSNPQLEVDVVRQNEAGTGQQINVAAIAGGGIFIAGMMSLGALFGALNTMYSAVASRVREIATLRALGFGVGPVILSVLFESLVLAVAGGSFGALVAWLAFDGYTAATLNFQTFSQVAFAFSVTPPLLVAAIVMSAGIGLVGGILPAIRAARLPISAALRES; encoded by the coding sequence ATGAGCGGATTCATCAACTGGCTTTCGCAAGTCGCGACCGTATCCATGTTCGCGGTACGAACGATTCCCGACCGCAAAGGCGCGGCCGTCACGACGATGGTGGGCATCGCGGGCGTCACCGCGGTGTTCGTCGGCATGATGTCCATCGCGACCGGCTTGCGCGAAACGCTCACGACCAAGGGCCGCGAGGACGTCGCCTACGTCACCCGCGCCGGAGCCGATTCGGAGATGACGAGCATCCTCGGACGGGAAGACGTGCGTCTCGTCGGCGACACCGCGGGTATCCTGATCGACGGTTCCGGCCCCGTCGTCTCGCCGGAGTTGTTCGTCATCATCAACCTTCCCAAGCGCGGCACCGGGTCCGACGTCAACGTGCCGTTCCGCGGTGTCGAGCGTGCGGCTTTCGAGGTTCGAGAAGGACTCCAGATGATCGAAGGCAGGCGCTTCGAGCCCGGCCGCAACGAGGTCGTGGTCGGCGTCGGTGCCGCGCGCGAACTCGACGGACTCGAAGTCGGCAGCACCATCCGGCTCGGTCGTACTTCGTGGGACGTGGTGGGCGTATTCTCCGCCGAAGGGGCCGTCGCGGAGTCGGAGATCTGGACCGACGCGACGGTGTTGCAAGGCGCGTATCAACGGGGGACCTCCTACCAGACGATCCAAGCGCAGCTCGTGTCGGCGGATGCTTTCCAAGCCTTCAAGGACGCGCTCACGTCGAACCCTCAACTCGAGGTCGATGTCGTGCGGCAGAACGAGGCCGGCACCGGTCAACAAATCAACGTCGCCGCGATAGCCGGTGGCGGAATCTTCATCGCCGGCATGATGTCGCTCGGTGCCTTGTTCGGAGCGCTCAACACGATGTACAGCGCGGTGGCGTCGCGTGTGCGGGAGATCGCGACCTTGCGTGCGCTCGGCTTCGGAGTCGGACCTGTCATCCTGTCGGTGCTCTTCGAGTCTCTCGTGCTCGCCGTCGCAGGCGGGTCGTTCGGTGCGCTCGTCGCGTGGCTGGCCTTCGACGGTTACACGGCTGCGACGCTGAACTTCCAGACGTTCAGCCAAGTGGCATTCGCCTTCAGCGTGACACCGCCGCTGCTCGTGGCTGCGATCGTCATGTCCGCCGGTATTGGTCTAGTGGGCGGCATCCTCCCGGCCATCCGCGCCGCCCGCCTCCCGATCTCGGCGGCCTTGCGGGAGAGTTGA
- a CDS encoding ABC transporter permease, which translates to MKYLALVLGGLRRKKLRTAFTILSIGVAFSLFGFLGAIQNALLGGVDLAGKDRIVVRHRVSIIQNLPVAYADRIARIPDVDTVAHFSWFNGMFQDQRQPIPSFPTVPETCLEVYPEIVIPPDQIETWKRTRTGAVIGRKLAERNGWKVGDRIPLRSPIWPAKDGGAWTFDIVGIYDASKRGIDTSAMYFHYDYFDENRQWGEGMIGWYVIKVADPERTAEIAAAIDLEFANSAAETKAEPEGVFMQGFIQQLGDIGTIVMAILGAVFFTILLVAGNTMAQSVRERTEEIGVLKAIGFTDGRVLAIVLSESLAIALIGGAAGLVLGWMMVAGFAPAVEAFLPGFFLKSSIFVTGGLLALGVGFVAGVLPAMQAGRLRIAEALRRGG; encoded by the coding sequence ATGAAGTACCTCGCTCTCGTCCTCGGCGGGCTGCGACGCAAGAAGCTGCGCACGGCCTTCACCATCCTCTCGATCGGCGTCGCGTTTTCGCTCTTCGGCTTCCTCGGCGCGATCCAGAACGCGTTGCTCGGCGGCGTCGATCTCGCGGGCAAGGACCGCATCGTCGTGCGGCACCGCGTGTCGATCATCCAGAATCTCCCGGTCGCCTACGCGGACCGGATCGCGCGTATCCCGGACGTGGATACAGTGGCGCACTTCTCGTGGTTCAACGGCATGTTCCAAGACCAGCGGCAGCCGATCCCGAGCTTTCCCACCGTGCCGGAGACGTGCCTGGAGGTCTATCCGGAGATCGTGATCCCGCCCGACCAGATCGAGACGTGGAAGCGCACGCGCACCGGAGCGGTGATCGGGCGCAAGCTCGCCGAGCGCAACGGTTGGAAGGTCGGCGACCGCATCCCGCTGCGTTCTCCGATCTGGCCCGCCAAGGACGGCGGCGCGTGGACCTTCGACATCGTCGGGATCTACGACGCCTCCAAACGCGGCATCGACACCTCGGCGATGTATTTCCACTACGACTACTTCGACGAAAACCGGCAGTGGGGCGAGGGCATGATCGGCTGGTACGTGATCAAGGTGGCCGACCCCGAGCGCACTGCGGAGATCGCCGCGGCGATCGATCTCGAATTCGCCAACTCCGCGGCCGAGACCAAGGCCGAGCCGGAGGGCGTCTTCATGCAGGGATTCATCCAACAGCTCGGCGACATCGGCACGATCGTCATGGCGATCCTCGGCGCGGTGTTCTTCACCATCCTGCTCGTGGCGGGAAACACCATGGCGCAATCGGTGCGCGAACGCACCGAGGAGATCGGCGTGCTCAAGGCGATCGGTTTCACCGACGGGCGCGTGCTCGCCATCGTGTTGTCCGAGTCGCTCGCGATCGCGCTCATCGGCGGTGCCGCGGGACTCGTGCTCGGCTGGATGATGGTCGCTGGTTTCGCGCCGGCGGTGGAGGCGTTTCTACCGGGCTTTTTCCTGAAGTCGTCGATCTTCGTGACCGGCGGTCTGCTCGCTCTCGGCGTGGGTTTCGTGGCCGGCGTGTTGCCGGCGATGCAAGCGGGACGTTTGCGCATCGCGGAAGCGCTGCGGCGAGGCGGATGA
- a CDS encoding ABC transporter ATP-binding protein has translation MSTSMSTNTSNGALVRIKDVDKVFHRGSEEIHVLGGLNLEVAQGEFLALMGPSGSGKSTLLNLIGGLDRATRGTVEIGGERVDAMSDRALAAWRARHIGLVFQFYNLLPVLTAEKNVELPLLLTHLNKAQRRKHVAAALDIVGLTHRAKHHPRTLSGGEQQRVGIARAIVTDPTILLCDEPTGDLDRKTGDEILSLLQALNREQGKTIVMVTHDPHASHRASRTVYLNKGQLLSEAPE, from the coding sequence ATGAGCACCAGCATGAGCACGAACACCAGCAACGGCGCACTCGTCCGCATCAAGGACGTCGACAAGGTCTTCCATCGCGGCTCGGAGGAGATCCACGTCCTCGGCGGCCTGAACCTCGAGGTCGCGCAGGGCGAGTTCCTCGCGCTCATGGGACCTTCCGGTTCGGGCAAGTCGACGCTGCTCAACCTCATTGGTGGCCTCGATCGCGCCACGCGAGGCACGGTCGAGATAGGAGGCGAGCGCGTCGACGCCATGTCCGATCGCGCCCTCGCCGCATGGCGCGCGCGGCACATCGGGCTGGTGTTCCAGTTCTACAACCTGCTTCCCGTCCTCACGGCCGAGAAGAACGTGGAACTTCCGCTTCTGCTCACGCACCTGAACAAGGCCCAACGTCGCAAACACGTCGCGGCCGCTCTCGACATCGTGGGGCTCACGCATCGGGCGAAACACCACCCGCGCACACTCTCGGGCGGCGAGCAACAGCGCGTCGGTATCGCCCGAGCCATCGTCACCGATCCCACCATCCTGCTCTGCGACGAACCCACCGGCGATCTCGACCGCAAGACCGGCGACGAGATCCTCTCGCTCCTCCAGGCGCTCAATCGCGAGCAGGGCAAGACCATCGTGATGGTCACGCACGACCCGCACGCCTCGCACCGCGCAAGCCGCACGGTGTACCTCAACAAGGGTCAACTCCTCTCGGAGGCGCCGGAATGA
- a CDS encoding efflux RND transporter periplasmic adaptor subunit, whose product MLWLCPPLMAPDKKTLDALRIERPSAPPRRSRVPAALVVLLLLLAGAIAFWWLRRPAVALVQTAVAESVQGDVGPRTLLNASGYVTARRAATVSSKVTGRVIEVLVEEGMAVREGQELARLDDTNTRASLRLAQAQLAAARESLGETEANLDLAVRNRQRTAALADAKVVSAADVDAAEGQVAALQARLARQRAEITVAENQVDVWKQQLDDTIIRAPFDGVVTSKNAQPGEMISPMSSGGFTRTGICTLVDMSSLEVEVDVNESYINRVAPGQPVEVVLDSYPDWRIAARVIAIIPSADRQKATVRVRVGFDALDPRILPDMGLKVAFQGTDEPTAGGNGGARNVRVPASSIRRDSGRDVVWLVRDGRLERRAITVSDRRGDTALISGGLSGGERVVVRGPDLMADGLRVKEQET is encoded by the coding sequence ATGCTCTGGCTCTGCCCACCCCTCATGGCTCCGGACAAGAAGACCCTCGACGCTCTCCGAATCGAACGCCCCTCGGCACCGCCGCGTCGGTCGCGCGTGCCCGCCGCGCTCGTCGTGCTTCTGCTACTGCTCGCCGGCGCGATCGCGTTCTGGTGGCTTCGCCGTCCGGCCGTCGCGCTCGTGCAGACCGCGGTGGCGGAGTCGGTGCAAGGCGACGTCGGCCCGCGCACGCTGCTCAACGCATCCGGCTACGTCACTGCGCGTCGAGCAGCGACGGTTTCCTCGAAGGTCACCGGTCGCGTGATCGAGGTCCTCGTGGAGGAAGGTATGGCCGTGCGGGAGGGCCAGGAGCTCGCGCGACTCGACGACACCAACACCCGCGCCAGCCTCCGTCTCGCCCAAGCGCAACTCGCCGCCGCCCGCGAGTCGCTCGGCGAGACCGAAGCCAACCTCGACCTCGCCGTGCGCAACCGCCAACGCACCGCCGCTCTCGCCGACGCGAAGGTCGTGAGCGCGGCCGACGTCGATGCCGCCGAAGGACAGGTCGCCGCGCTCCAAGCGCGCCTCGCCCGTCAACGTGCCGAGATCACCGTGGCCGAGAACCAGGTCGACGTCTGGAAACAGCAGCTCGACGACACGATCATCCGCGCGCCGTTCGACGGCGTGGTGACATCCAAGAACGCGCAGCCTGGAGAGATGATTTCGCCCATGTCTTCCGGCGGCTTCACCCGTACCGGCATCTGCACGCTCGTCGACATGAGTTCGCTCGAGGTGGAGGTCGACGTGAACGAAAGCTACATCAACCGCGTCGCACCCGGACAGCCGGTCGAGGTCGTCCTCGACTCGTATCCCGACTGGCGCATCGCCGCACGCGTGATCGCCATCATCCCTTCCGCCGACCGCCAAAAAGCGACCGTCCGCGTGCGCGTCGGCTTCGACGCGCTCGATCCCCGCATCCTGCCGGACATGGGACTCAAGGTCGCGTTTCAAGGGACGGACGAGCCTACCGCGGGAGGGAACGGTGGCGCACGCAACGTGCGCGTACCCGCTTCCTCGATACGTCGCGATTCCGGGCGCGACGTCGTCTGGCTGGTGCGCGACGGCCGGCTGGAGAGGCGTGCGATCACGGTCTCGGACCGGCGCGGCGACACGGCATTGATCTCGGGCGGACTTTCCGGAGGCGAGCGCGTCGTCGTGCGCGGCCCCGACCTGATGGCGGACGGACTTCGCGTGAAGGAACAGGAGACATGA
- a CDS encoding hypothetical protein (frameshifted, insertion/deletion at around 5048643): MKLHVVHHITYRYPSPVVLAPQHILMRPRENHHVSVVSYALTTEPETKLFWSRDHHENSLAVAYYYDKVEQFGVRAEFVVETLERNPFEFVVRLDASRYPFDYMPAENALLSPYRDTPDGKSRPLLAWMRSALPEFPEDSLELLTQLNQVIREQVHYRPRMEPGVQTPEETIRRKSGTCRDFANLMMQACHALGLAARYVSGYLYDPTNDPDVSPGSLHAWTEVYLPGAGWKGFDPTHAILTDDHFIPIAVGRGPANLGPVSGAFWGPKDTRSEMETSLVIREVTD; this comes from the coding sequence ATGAAACTGCACGTCGTCCACCACATCACGTATCGTTATCCCTCGCCGGTCGTGCTCGCTCCCCAGCACATCCTGATGCGGCCGCGCGAAAACCACCACGTCTCGGTCGTCAGCTACGCGCTCACCACAGAGCCGGAGACGAAGCTGTTCTGGTCGCGCGATCACCACGAGAACTCCCTCGCAGTGGCCTACTACTACGACAAGGTCGAGCAGTTCGGGGTGCGCGCGGAGTTCGTGGTCGAGACGCTCGAGCGCAACCCCTTCGAGTTCGTCGTCCGGCTCGACGCATCGCGCTACCCGTTCGACTACATGCCGGCGGAGAACGCCCTGCTCTCGCCTTACCGCGACACGCCCGACGGCAAGTCGCGTCCACTCCTCGCATGGATGCGCTCGGCCCTCCCGGAGTTTCCCGAGGACTCGCTCGAGCTGCTCACGCAACTCAACCAAGTCATCCGCGAACAGGTGCACTATCGCCCGCGCATGGAGCCGGGCGTGCAGACGCCGGAGGAGACCATCCGTCGCAAGTCCGGTACGTGCCGCGACTTCGCCAACCTCATGATGCAAGCCTGCCACGCGCTCGGCCTAGCCGCCCGTTACGTGAGCGGCTATCTTTACGATCCGACCAACGATCCGGACGTCTCGCCGGGCTCGCTGCACGCGTGGACGGAGGTCTATCTGCCCGGCGCGGGTTGGAAGGGTTTCGACCCGACGCACGCCATCCTGACGGACGACCATTTCATCCCCATCGCGGTCGGCCGGGGCCCGGCCAATCTCGGCCCTGTGAGCGGTGCCTTCTGGGGCCCGAAGGACACGCGGTCGGAGATGGAAACCTCGTTGGTGATCCGCGAGGTGACGGACTGA
- a CDS encoding hypothetical protein (frameshifted, insertion/deletion at around 5048643) yields MPRARRAPVDRMEAAVRRCAAVVEDKLRAADASLTMGGEPTFVPLVPNGPEWSVDALGPTKLGYARRLAARLLARVPAGALILETSGKHYPGEPIPRWSLHVQWRTDGVPLWRDSGLLWSEASEAAPKRPRGLRAARGLLVALARKLGASTSGITALTEPDDARTELAGGFALPLDHDGTRWISDRWLGAGERAAGRTELRLLVGDSWAGLRLPLATLREGALKRAIVVESRGGRLVVFLPPLLFDAYAQLVAAIEDTVRDQGCGPVVLTGYLPTSDARWRSFGVAADPGVIEANLPPAPDWAGYREWVVKAAEAAAEVGLCMRKLQFNGRALGSGGGAHLCFGGPTVDESPFLLRYDLLPSVLRFWQHHPALAYLFTGQFVGPSCQAPRVDETLPDALGQLDLACQGMRTLAPPGERFMLQGLFRDLLTDRAGNTHRAEISIDKLWNAGASNGMLGLLEFRAFETHPDPEVMARTGLLVRALLAALMERPFGAPFRDWGRRLHDEFFLPSLLWRDLETVVAWLREAGVPFETEWLRPVWDFRFPEVGRLEVEGGAIVLRPALEPWPMLAEQPDGGATSRAVDSSLERLEVSVPEMLAEQGALLVNGVRVPLRRAADANAGPAPALAGVRFKAFYLMTGLHPHIRAHAPLAFEWIGRTSGRVEAAARWHPWHPDGGVYPGLPADEEEARERARARWTPLASAVGARRPVPRVPRGAVDCFTLDLRRCPHAEPPP; encoded by the coding sequence ATGCCGCGCGCGCGGCGTGCGCCGGTGGACCGGATGGAGGCCGCGGTGCGGCGCTGCGCCGCAGTCGTCGAAGACAAACTCCGCGCCGCCGATGCGAGCCTCACGATGGGCGGCGAACCGACCTTCGTGCCGCTCGTCCCGAACGGTCCCGAATGGTCGGTCGATGCGCTCGGGCCGACCAAACTCGGCTACGCGCGCCGCCTCGCCGCACGCTTGCTCGCGCGCGTGCCGGCCGGTGCGTTGATCCTCGAGACCTCCGGCAAACACTACCCGGGCGAACCCATTCCGCGCTGGAGTCTGCACGTGCAGTGGAGGACGGACGGCGTGCCGTTGTGGCGCGACTCCGGTCTGTTGTGGAGCGAGGCCAGCGAAGCCGCCCCAAAACGACCTCGCGGCTTGCGCGCAGCACGCGGGTTGCTCGTCGCGCTGGCTCGCAAATTGGGCGCGTCGACGAGCGGGATCACGGCATTGACCGAGCCCGACGACGCACGTACCGAACTCGCCGGAGGTTTCGCGCTGCCGCTCGACCACGACGGGACGCGCTGGATCAGCGACCGCTGGTTGGGCGCCGGCGAGCGCGCTGCGGGTCGCACGGAGCTGCGGCTTCTCGTGGGTGACAGTTGGGCCGGGCTGCGACTGCCGTTGGCGACCTTGCGCGAGGGAGCGTTGAAGAGGGCGATCGTCGTCGAGTCGCGCGGCGGACGCCTCGTGGTCTTTTTGCCTCCGCTGCTCTTCGACGCCTACGCGCAGCTCGTGGCGGCGATCGAAGACACCGTGCGCGACCAAGGCTGCGGGCCGGTCGTGCTGACGGGTTACCTGCCGACCTCGGACGCGCGCTGGCGCAGCTTCGGCGTCGCGGCCGACCCGGGCGTCATCGAGGCCAACCTTCCTCCCGCGCCCGACTGGGCAGGTTACCGCGAGTGGGTCGTGAAGGCGGCCGAGGCGGCTGCGGAGGTCGGGCTGTGCATGCGCAAGCTGCAGTTCAACGGCCGCGCGCTCGGATCGGGCGGAGGCGCGCACCTGTGCTTCGGTGGGCCGACGGTGGACGAGAGTCCGTTTCTGCTTCGCTACGATCTGTTGCCGTCGGTCCTGCGCTTTTGGCAGCACCACCCGGCGCTGGCGTATCTCTTCACCGGGCAGTTCGTGGGACCGAGTTGTCAGGCACCGCGCGTCGACGAAACGCTGCCGGACGCGCTCGGCCAACTCGATCTGGCGTGCCAGGGCATGCGCACGCTCGCGCCGCCGGGCGAGCGGTTCATGCTTCAGGGGTTGTTTCGCGACCTGCTGACCGACCGCGCCGGCAACACCCACCGCGCCGAGATCAGCATCGACAAGCTGTGGAACGCCGGCGCCTCCAACGGCATGCTGGGCCTGCTGGAGTTTCGCGCCTTCGAGACGCATCCGGATCCGGAGGTGATGGCGCGCACCGGACTGCTCGTGCGTGCATTGCTGGCCGCGCTGATGGAGCGGCCGTTCGGGGCGCCGTTTCGCGACTGGGGTCGACGGCTGCACGACGAGTTCTTCCTCCCCTCCCTGCTCTGGCGCGATCTCGAGACGGTCGTCGCGTGGTTGCGGGAAGCGGGCGTGCCGTTCGAGACGGAGTGGTTGCGACCGGTGTGGGACTTTCGCTTCCCGGAGGTCGGTCGGCTCGAGGTCGAGGGCGGCGCGATCGTCTTGCGGCCCGCGCTGGAGCCGTGGCCGATGCTGGCCGAACAACCCGACGGCGGCGCGACTTCCCGCGCAGTCGATTCCAGTCTGGAGCGGCTCGAGGTGTCCGTGCCGGAAATGCTGGCGGAGCAAGGCGCGCTGCTCGTGAACGGCGTGCGCGTGCCGTTGCGTCGCGCCGCGGACGCCAACGCCGGACCGGCGCCCGCGCTGGCCGGAGTGCGCTTCAAGGCATTCTATCTGATGACCGGCCTGCACCCGCACATCCGGGCGCACGCACCGCTGGCGTTCGAGTGGATCGGGCGCACGAGCGGTCGGGTCGAGGCCGCGGCGCGGTGGCATCCGTGGCATCCGGACGGCGGCGTCTATCCCGGTTTGCCGGCCGACGAAGAGGAAGCCCGGGAGCGGGCGCGCGCACGCTGGACGCCGCTCGCGAGCGCAGTCGGCGCGCGGCGGCCTGTGCCCCGCGTGCCGCGGGGTGCAGTGGACTGTTTCACGCTCGATCTTCGGCGTTGCCCGCACGCGGAGCCGCCGCCGTGA
- a CDS encoding ATP-binding cassette domain-containing protein → MSFTARPGRILGLLGANGAGKTTTLRMIATLLAPTSGTAIVAGHDVREEPRIVREKIGFLTGSTALYGRLTAREMVEYFGRLHGLDGTALRSRVDEIFAELEMNAFADGRCDKLSTGQKQRVSIARAIVHRPEVMIFDEPTTGLDVMTSRTIMRFIEKCRAEGRTVVFSTHIMSEVERLCDEIAVVHEGRIVASGTVDELRARTGRSALEAVFLELVGEPAA, encoded by the coding sequence GTGAGTTTCACCGCTCGGCCGGGGCGTATCCTCGGCCTGCTCGGTGCCAACGGCGCGGGCAAGACGACCACGCTGCGCATGATCGCCACGCTGCTCGCACCGACCTCCGGTACGGCGATCGTCGCCGGGCACGACGTGCGGGAGGAACCGCGGATCGTGCGCGAGAAGATCGGCTTCCTGACCGGCAGCACCGCACTCTACGGGCGGCTCACGGCACGGGAGATGGTGGAGTATTTCGGCCGGCTTCACGGGCTCGACGGCACGGCGTTGCGCAGCCGCGTCGACGAGATCTTCGCCGAACTGGAGATGAACGCCTTCGCCGACGGCCGGTGCGACAAACTCTCCACCGGCCAGAAGCAACGCGTGTCGATCGCCCGCGCGATCGTCCATCGGCCCGAGGTGATGATCTTCGACGAACCGACCACCGGCCTCGACGTGATGACCTCACGCACGATCATGCGCTTCATCGAGAAATGCCGCGCCGAAGGCCGGACGGTGGTGTTTTCCACGCACATCATGAGCGAGGTCGAACGGCTCTGCGACGAGATCGCCGTGGTGCACGAAGGCCGGATCGTCGCCTCGGGAACGGTCGACGAACTGCGCGCACGCACCGGCCGCAGCGCGCTCGAGGCCGTGTTTCTCGAACTGGTCGGAGAACCCGCCGCGTGA